CGGCCCTGGCCTTGAGCTCCGACATGGCCAACGTGACCTCCATCGCCAACGACGAAGAGTTCCGGGTTGTTTTTTCCCGGCAGCTGGAGGCCTTCGCCGCCAAGGGCGACGTGGCGCTGGGCATCACCACCAGCGGCCGGTCGGCCAATGTCCTGCAGGCCCTGGCCACGGCCAGGAAAAGGGGGCTGCTGACCATCGCCCTGGCCGGGCGCCAGG
The nucleotide sequence above comes from Candidatus Aminicenantes bacterium. Encoded proteins:
- a CDS encoding SIS domain-containing protein → MKIIEDERVQQRARLLAGLNEDPRVDEAIVGMEKALRCGNKVLVFGNGGSATQSSHFAAELVNKFYFRRRALPALALSSDMANVTSIANDEEFRVVFSRQLEAFAAKGDVALGITTSGRSANVLQALATARKRGLLTIALAGRQ